In one Corallococcus silvisoli genomic region, the following are encoded:
- a CDS encoding MgtC/SapB family protein: protein MDSPADLPTLLAQASHWPVVPVLTRVGLAIAIGLFIGLEREHSRKTGVRTFALTALMGCLGGLTGQAFALVAAGFVTLLVVMMNGRELLLHRRLALTTSTALMVVAFCGILCGMGHTFTPIVVGVLTAALLAWKQSIAGFVGGLSDKELRSAILLAVLTFVIFPILPAHPVDPWGLIEPQSNWASVIIIAAVGFVNYMLLKTLGPRGMEVTAFFGGLVNSRKVIVELATRLKEVGAPLLPSAYRGILLATGAMLLRNGLIVVIFASQAAVHCAIPFTLMLLVSAVLWRRSPVQAPAEGTPRLALESPFRLMAAIKFGLVFLALNVAGALAQRNFGSASFYFVSILGGFLSSASSIASAATLISHHEISAVTGVNGVILSSLTSIVVNIPLIRSMAQEAGFRRRVSTALLAVAMVGLVGVGLNLMVFETLLHPA, encoded by the coding sequence ATGGACTCCCCCGCCGACCTGCCCACCCTCCTGGCCCAGGCGTCACACTGGCCCGTGGTGCCCGTGCTGACGCGCGTGGGTCTGGCCATCGCCATTGGCCTGTTCATCGGCCTGGAGCGCGAGCACAGCCGCAAGACGGGGGTGCGCACCTTCGCGCTCACCGCGCTGATGGGCTGCCTGGGCGGGCTCACGGGTCAGGCCTTCGCGCTGGTGGCCGCGGGCTTCGTCACGCTGCTGGTGGTGATGATGAACGGGCGGGAGCTGCTGCTGCACCGGCGGCTGGCACTCACCACCTCCACCGCCCTGATGGTGGTGGCCTTCTGCGGCATCCTGTGCGGCATGGGGCACACGTTCACCCCCATCGTGGTGGGCGTGCTGACGGCCGCGCTGCTCGCCTGGAAGCAGTCCATCGCGGGCTTCGTGGGCGGGCTGTCCGACAAGGAGCTGCGCTCCGCCATCCTGCTCGCGGTGCTGACGTTCGTCATCTTCCCCATCCTGCCCGCGCACCCGGTGGACCCGTGGGGCCTCATCGAGCCGCAGTCCAACTGGGCCAGCGTCATCATCATCGCGGCGGTGGGCTTCGTGAACTACATGCTCCTGAAGACGCTGGGGCCCCGGGGCATGGAGGTGACGGCGTTCTTCGGCGGGCTGGTGAACAGCCGCAAGGTCATCGTGGAGCTGGCCACGCGCTTGAAGGAAGTGGGCGCCCCGCTGCTGCCGTCCGCGTACCGGGGCATCCTGCTGGCCACCGGCGCGATGCTGCTGCGCAACGGCCTCATCGTCGTCATCTTCGCGTCGCAGGCGGCCGTGCACTGCGCCATCCCGTTCACCTTGATGCTGCTGGTGAGCGCGGTGCTGTGGCGCCGCTCGCCCGTGCAGGCCCCCGCGGAGGGCACGCCCCGGCTCGCGCTGGAGTCGCCCTTCCGCTTGATGGCGGCCATCAAGTTCGGCCTCGTGTTCCTGGCGCTCAACGTCGCGGGCGCGCTGGCGCAGCGCAACTTCGGCTCCGCCAGCTTCTACTTCGTCAGCATCCTGGGGGGCTTCCTGTCGAGCGCCTCCTCCATCGCCTCCGCCGCCACGCTCATCAGCCACCATGAGATTTCAGCGGTCACCGGCGTCAACGGCGTCATCCTCTCCAGCCTCACCAGCATCGTGGTGAACATCCCGCTCATCCGGAGCATGGCCCAGGAGGCCGGCTTCCGGCGGCGCGTGTCCACCGCCCTGCTGGCCGTGGCGATGGTGGGGCTGGTCGGCGTGGGCCTCAACCTGATGGTCTTCGAGACGCTGCTCCACCCCGCCTGA
- a CDS encoding tautomerase family protein — MPMIDIAATEGTFPQASEAALLERATACLLQWEKVTGIPYAVANTGAFLNMLPQGRAAAGGKPAGVVRIQVLTPAKSLSQEQRTGIAAGLTDIVGELAADPGVRERTWVLFHEAVDGGWGIAGKAFTNGELVDAVRASAIAARR; from the coding sequence ATGCCCATGATCGACATCGCAGCGACCGAAGGAACCTTTCCGCAGGCGAGCGAGGCGGCGCTGCTGGAGCGCGCGACGGCCTGCCTCCTCCAGTGGGAGAAGGTGACGGGCATCCCCTACGCGGTCGCGAACACCGGCGCGTTCCTGAACATGCTGCCCCAGGGGCGGGCCGCCGCGGGGGGCAAGCCCGCGGGGGTGGTGCGCATCCAGGTGCTCACGCCCGCGAAGTCCCTCAGCCAGGAGCAGCGCACGGGCATCGCGGCGGGCCTCACCGACATCGTGGGCGAGCTGGCCGCCGACCCGGGCGTCCGCGAGCGGACCTGGGTGCTGTTCCACGAGGCCGTCGATGGCGGCTGGGGCATCGCCGGGAAGGCGTTCACCAACGGGGAGCTGGTGGACGCGGTCCGCGCGAGCGCCATCGCCGCCCGGCGCTGA
- a CDS encoding Type 1 glutamine amidotransferase-like domain-containing protein translates to MPLPPLLLLADSAPLFWRVEGRPFLDFVRVLTGAELRVPPVTAAYLGASNGDAPEFQDIFVAAMEGIGITRCRSIPAAPSARDLAWLGSADVILLAGGDPRVGWDAFQAHGVDALLRERHQAGALLMGVSAGAMHLGLGAWCDDLPGEGEPFPVLGLTPYLIGVHEPPEWPGLKLAVQRMGLPTRGLGIPRGGGVLLHADGSVEPVRQPVVDVSLDVDGTPRESLLLPPATPYRGEAPTAPVDRRTLQ, encoded by the coding sequence ATGCCGCTTCCGCCCCTCCTCCTGCTGGCTGACAGCGCCCCGTTGTTCTGGCGCGTGGAGGGGCGCCCCTTCCTGGACTTCGTGCGCGTGCTCACCGGCGCGGAGCTGCGCGTTCCGCCCGTGACGGCCGCGTACCTGGGCGCCTCCAACGGCGACGCGCCGGAGTTCCAGGACATCTTCGTCGCGGCCATGGAGGGCATCGGCATCACGCGGTGCCGGAGCATCCCGGCCGCGCCCTCGGCGCGGGACCTGGCGTGGCTCGGGAGCGCCGACGTCATCCTCCTCGCGGGCGGCGACCCGCGCGTGGGCTGGGACGCGTTCCAGGCGCACGGCGTGGACGCGCTCCTGCGCGAGCGGCATCAGGCGGGCGCCCTGCTCATGGGCGTGTCCGCCGGGGCCATGCACCTGGGCCTGGGCGCGTGGTGCGACGACCTGCCCGGAGAGGGCGAGCCCTTCCCGGTGCTGGGACTGACGCCGTACCTCATCGGGGTGCACGAGCCCCCCGAGTGGCCCGGGCTCAAGCTCGCCGTCCAGCGCATGGGGCTGCCCACGCGCGGGCTGGGCATCCCGAGGGGCGGCGGCGTGCTGCTGCACGCGGACGGCAGCGTGGAGCCCGTGCGGCAGCCGGTGGTGGACGTGTCGCTGGACGTGGACGGCACGCCGCGCGAATCGCTGCTGCTGCCTCCGGCCACGCCCTACCGGGGCGAGGCCCCCACGGCCCCCGTGGACCGGCGGACGCTCCAATAG
- a CDS encoding Hsp70 family protein, translating into MSGGPGHKPILGIDLGTTYSLVAVLRDGRPTVLPNALGEVLTPSAVSFTGAGEVLVGAAAKAQAVLDPTSGAVAFKRDMGTDRQRILSGRGFTPQELSALVLGSLKRDAEAALGMPIEEAVVTVPAYFGDLQRQATRDAGAIAGLKVERIINEPTAAALAYGLHERGRELRVAVLDLGGGTFDVTVLEIIEGVIEIQSSAGDARLGGEDFDTALARHVARAFREKQGVNLEEHAAAWSRLREACEGVKRRLSASERTRLVLPELPLETGRRLTLDLELSRDEAEQAWSSVLERVRGPIRQALKDASLQSKDIDEVLLVGGSTRMPCVAAMSAELFGRLPLRKLPPDEAVALGAAVQGAMKGGDRAVEDLIVTDVAPFTLGVATMAQAGRQHVTGVFSPILERGTVIPTSRVERYATSSDFQREIRLEVYQGEHARCEDNVKLGEYRFQGLPPAPASEQAVDVRFTYDLNGILEVEVTVVATGRKEAFVIEQRPGRLTPAQIEDARQRMAALKLHPRDALPNTTALARADALFVELTGAPREELAAAIAGLRLALEAQEPGRIAEVRERLNALVRAFRDR; encoded by the coding sequence ATGAGCGGTGGTCCGGGCCACAAGCCCATCCTGGGCATCGACCTGGGGACGACGTACTCGCTGGTGGCGGTGCTGCGCGACGGTCGCCCGACGGTGCTGCCCAACGCGCTGGGGGAGGTGCTGACGCCCAGCGCGGTGAGCTTCACGGGGGCGGGGGAGGTGCTGGTGGGCGCGGCGGCGAAGGCCCAGGCGGTGTTGGATCCCACGTCCGGCGCGGTGGCCTTCAAGCGCGACATGGGAACGGACCGCCAGCGCATCCTGAGCGGCCGGGGCTTCACGCCGCAGGAGCTGTCCGCGCTGGTGCTCGGCTCGCTGAAGCGGGACGCGGAAGCCGCCCTGGGCATGCCCATCGAGGAGGCGGTGGTCACGGTGCCCGCGTACTTCGGGGACCTCCAGCGGCAGGCCACCCGGGACGCGGGCGCCATCGCCGGGCTGAAGGTGGAGCGCATCATCAACGAGCCCACCGCGGCGGCGCTGGCCTACGGGCTGCACGAGCGCGGCCGGGAGCTGCGCGTGGCGGTGCTGGACCTGGGCGGTGGCACCTTCGACGTGACGGTGCTGGAGATCATCGAGGGCGTCATCGAGATCCAGTCCTCCGCCGGAGACGCGCGGCTGGGCGGGGAGGACTTCGACACCGCGCTGGCGCGGCACGTGGCGCGGGCGTTCCGGGAGAAGCAGGGCGTGAACCTGGAGGAGCACGCCGCCGCGTGGTCCCGGCTGCGCGAGGCCTGCGAGGGCGTCAAGCGCCGGCTGTCCGCGTCCGAGCGCACGCGGCTGGTGCTCCCCGAGCTCCCGCTGGAGACGGGGCGCCGGCTGACGCTGGACCTGGAGCTGAGCCGCGACGAGGCGGAGCAGGCCTGGTCCTCCGTGCTGGAGCGCGTGCGCGGGCCCATCCGTCAGGCGCTGAAGGACGCGTCGCTCCAGTCCAAGGACATCGACGAGGTGCTGCTCGTGGGTGGGTCCACGCGCATGCCGTGCGTCGCCGCGATGAGCGCGGAGCTGTTCGGGCGCCTGCCCCTGCGCAAGCTGCCGCCGGACGAGGCCGTGGCGCTGGGGGCCGCCGTGCAGGGCGCGATGAAGGGCGGGGACCGGGCCGTGGAGGACCTCATCGTCACCGACGTGGCCCCCTTCACGCTGGGCGTGGCCACCATGGCGCAGGCGGGCCGGCAGCACGTCACCGGCGTCTTCAGCCCCATCCTGGAGCGAGGCACGGTCATCCCCACCAGCCGGGTGGAGCGCTACGCCACCAGCAGCGACTTCCAGCGGGAGATCCGCCTGGAGGTCTACCAGGGCGAACACGCCCGCTGCGAGGACAACGTCAAGCTGGGCGAGTACCGCTTCCAGGGGCTGCCGCCCGCGCCCGCGAGCGAGCAGGCCGTGGACGTGCGCTTCACCTACGACCTCAACGGCATCCTGGAGGTGGAGGTGACGGTGGTGGCCACCGGCCGCAAGGAGGCCTTCGTCATCGAGCAGCGGCCCGGCCGCCTCACGCCGGCGCAGATTGAAGACGCGCGCCAGCGGATGGCCGCGCTCAAGCTGCACCCGCGCGACGCCCTGCCCAACACCACCGCGCTGGCGCGCGCGGATGCGCTGTTCGTCGAGCTCACCGGGGCGCCGCGAGAAGAACTCGCGGCGGCCATCGCGGGCCTCCGCCTGGCGCTGGAGGCCCAGGAGCCCGGGCGCATCGCGGAGGTCCGCGAGCGCCTCAACGCGCTGGTGCGCGCCTTCCGCGACCGCTGA
- a CDS encoding LamG domain-containing protein, producing MQNKLTWSLGGLLGAALVGVPLAVFAEGRPSLVNTRIATPFGANGHSSTVDGRVFVGNIGEDHATTTTTWIARVFRPEAVTYDAAGKPSFAGTFSAGKTVQVRNGENALAFCFTNPAQPYTLSGGVAVYQPFIFDSMMFNGDNVFRRRTADLRVSQPFTPQAEVASFTTGALETLRTVTGATLRGIEPTMTSDGRLLIYQGAPANTGGIDHMMYAYNPTPCLATGWSNPRPLSMMFNDPDAGVKRYPLAWKRLKAATGEDFGDTASGPLVRGAYAWVDHEGRNLLYIAVTYTDGARREAVSLVGADTNWAAYHIDGAINTDRMDIAHLFYSGPMWNFEQERLPSQSFPPGQGNEAHYLPVTKTHDVLSLFGSNTGDYNEVDLGELMDPFHLLFLPMNELVTRAGAYDLTRTPDLSGHFFTGALVGSASISPSNAVTRASPDSLWQPHGKGKALVVPGGSALAVPLADPPGAPLPGVGADVRALSVEFAVRPDADIQQGCTTGNPYRYLMQKAGGLDVIYEAGNQLHFSLVVNGQRVRLGFSPALPVGQWTHVAYTWDGTTGVFHEYFNGVPTNRALPVAPGSARLGAGTLYIGAGANLDTQRCPANGEGSFRGAIDEVRIFTHARSNRSICLTAHGANCREEAIQHAPSAGQFVMSAQAPACSGTQALNTAACQSAMHRVCAQRGAGDAMANTTNTWDTIQQLVSNRPPISLAGVPVSSTATDLTVACAPIQHQSVAVTFEELARIHAGCTDDRVVTGTHCAAAAHRFCNSQGWTTGQIFELTSRPWVGCFNSGLRVDVEKSVLGPVSNLGDYTAPGSRLEVSQWCRTQGYGAGVVQEIPSGTKAHVHCFQPAVTAAWKYAP from the coding sequence ATGCAAAACAAACTTACCTGGAGTCTAGGGGGGCTCCTTGGCGCGGCGCTGGTGGGCGTGCCCCTGGCGGTGTTCGCGGAGGGCCGGCCTTCGCTGGTGAACACCCGCATCGCGACGCCGTTCGGGGCCAACGGGCACTCGTCGACGGTGGACGGGCGCGTCTTCGTGGGCAACATCGGGGAGGACCACGCGACCACGACGACGACGTGGATTGCGCGGGTGTTCCGTCCGGAGGCGGTGACGTACGACGCCGCGGGCAAGCCGTCCTTCGCGGGGACCTTCTCCGCGGGCAAGACGGTGCAGGTGCGCAACGGGGAGAACGCGCTGGCGTTCTGCTTCACGAACCCGGCGCAGCCGTACACGCTCTCTGGCGGGGTCGCGGTCTATCAGCCGTTCATCTTCGACTCGATGATGTTCAACGGGGACAACGTCTTCCGGCGGCGCACGGCGGACCTGCGCGTGTCCCAGCCCTTCACGCCCCAGGCGGAGGTGGCGTCGTTCACCACCGGCGCGCTGGAGACGCTGCGCACCGTCACGGGCGCCACGCTTCGCGGCATCGAGCCGACGATGACGTCCGACGGCCGGCTGCTCATCTACCAGGGCGCGCCCGCGAACACGGGCGGCATCGACCACATGATGTACGCCTACAACCCCACGCCGTGCCTGGCCACCGGCTGGAGCAACCCGCGTCCGCTGTCGATGATGTTCAACGACCCGGATGCGGGCGTGAAGCGCTACCCGCTGGCGTGGAAGCGCTTGAAGGCGGCCACGGGTGAGGACTTCGGCGACACGGCCTCCGGTCCCCTGGTGCGCGGCGCCTACGCGTGGGTGGACCACGAGGGGCGCAACCTCCTCTACATCGCGGTCACCTACACGGATGGGGCGCGGCGGGAGGCGGTGAGCCTGGTGGGCGCGGACACGAACTGGGCCGCGTACCACATCGATGGGGCCATCAACACGGACCGGATGGACATCGCGCACCTCTTCTACTCAGGGCCGATGTGGAACTTCGAGCAGGAGCGCCTGCCGTCCCAGAGCTTCCCGCCGGGGCAGGGCAACGAAGCGCACTACCTGCCCGTCACCAAGACGCACGACGTGCTGTCCCTCTTCGGCAGCAACACGGGCGACTACAACGAGGTGGACCTGGGCGAGCTGATGGACCCCTTCCACCTGCTCTTCCTGCCCATGAACGAGCTCGTCACGCGCGCGGGCGCGTACGACCTGACGCGCACGCCGGACCTGTCCGGCCACTTCTTCACCGGCGCGCTCGTGGGCAGCGCCTCCATCTCCCCGAGCAACGCCGTCACGCGCGCGTCCCCGGACTCGCTGTGGCAGCCGCACGGCAAGGGCAAGGCGCTGGTGGTGCCCGGGGGGAGCGCGCTCGCGGTCCCCCTGGCGGATCCTCCCGGCGCGCCGCTGCCCGGCGTGGGCGCGGACGTGCGCGCCCTGTCGGTGGAGTTCGCGGTGCGGCCGGACGCGGACATCCAGCAGGGATGCACCACCGGCAATCCCTACCGCTACCTGATGCAGAAGGCGGGCGGGCTGGACGTCATCTACGAGGCGGGCAACCAGCTGCACTTCTCCCTGGTGGTCAACGGCCAGCGAGTGCGCCTGGGCTTCAGCCCGGCGCTGCCCGTGGGGCAGTGGACCCACGTGGCCTATACCTGGGACGGCACCACCGGCGTCTTCCATGAATACTTCAACGGCGTGCCCACGAATCGCGCGCTGCCGGTCGCGCCGGGCTCGGCCCGGCTGGGCGCGGGGACGCTCTACATCGGCGCGGGCGCGAACCTGGACACGCAGCGCTGCCCGGCGAACGGCGAGGGCTCGTTCCGGGGCGCCATCGACGAGGTGCGCATCTTCACGCACGCGCGCTCCAACCGGAGCATCTGCCTGACGGCCCACGGCGCCAACTGCCGCGAGGAGGCCATCCAGCACGCGCCCTCCGCCGGCCAGTTCGTGATGAGCGCCCAGGCTCCGGCGTGCAGTGGCACCCAGGCCCTGAACACGGCCGCGTGCCAGTCCGCGATGCACCGGGTCTGCGCGCAGCGCGGCGCGGGCGACGCGATGGCGAACACCACCAACACCTGGGACACCATCCAGCAGCTCGTCAGCAACCGCCCGCCCATCTCGCTGGCGGGCGTGCCGGTGTCGTCCACGGCCACGGACCTGACGGTGGCGTGCGCGCCCATCCAGCACCAGAGCGTGGCGGTGACGTTCGAGGAGCTGGCGCGCATCCACGCGGGCTGCACCGACGACCGCGTGGTGACGGGCACCCACTGCGCCGCGGCGGCGCACCGCTTCTGCAACAGCCAGGGGTGGACCACGGGGCAGATCTTCGAGCTGACGTCCCGCCCGTGGGTGGGCTGCTTCAACTCCGGGCTGCGGGTGGACGTGGAGAAGTCCGTGCTGGGGCCGGTGTCCAACCTGGGCGACTACACCGCCCCCGGCTCACGGCTGGAGGTGAGCCAGTGGTGCCGCACGCAGGGCTACGGCGCGGGCGTCGTCCAGGAGATTCCCAGCGGCACGAAGGCCCACGTGCACTGCTTCCAGCCCGCGGTGACCGCGGCGTGGAAGTACGCGCCGTGA
- a CDS encoding acetyl-CoA C-acetyltransferase, producing MTASYIIDAIRTPRGRGKMGKGALTGLHPQELLAQTLNALQRRGGWDARQVGDVIAGCVSQVNEQGANIARNAVLAAGWPQDVSAVSLNRFCGSGLQAVNFGAMGVASGAMDFVVAGGVESMSHLSLGADGGGQDGGNVRLRERVYQVPQGISADLIATLEGIRRADVDALALRSQKSAARAIEENRFAPSLFAVKDPSTGAVLLERDEYPRPDTTAEGLAALKPAFVAMGELAVGPNGETLDAIALSAYPQAQRIQHVHTAGNSSGIVDGAAVVALASERYVKEQGLKPRARIRAMATLGTEPLIMLTAPAPVSEKALRMAGMKAGDIDLWEINEAFAAVVIQTTRALGIDPDRVNVNGGSIALGHPLGATGAMLLGTALDELERTGKQTALITMCIGGGQGIATILERV from the coding sequence ATGACCGCCAGCTACATCATCGACGCCATCCGGACCCCGCGTGGGCGCGGGAAGATGGGCAAGGGTGCCCTCACGGGGCTGCACCCGCAGGAGCTGCTCGCACAGACGCTCAACGCGCTCCAGCGGCGCGGTGGCTGGGACGCGCGTCAGGTGGGCGACGTCATCGCGGGGTGCGTGTCCCAGGTGAACGAGCAGGGGGCGAACATCGCGCGCAACGCGGTGCTGGCGGCGGGGTGGCCGCAGGACGTGTCCGCCGTGTCGCTCAACCGCTTCTGCGGCTCCGGGCTCCAGGCGGTGAACTTCGGCGCGATGGGCGTGGCCTCCGGCGCCATGGACTTCGTGGTGGCGGGCGGCGTGGAGAGCATGTCGCACCTGTCGCTGGGCGCGGACGGCGGCGGCCAGGACGGCGGCAACGTGCGACTGCGCGAGCGCGTGTATCAGGTGCCCCAGGGCATCAGCGCGGACCTCATCGCCACGCTGGAGGGTATCCGTCGCGCGGACGTGGACGCGCTGGCGCTGCGCTCGCAGAAGAGCGCGGCCCGCGCCATCGAGGAGAACCGCTTCGCCCCATCCCTCTTCGCGGTGAAGGACCCGTCCACGGGCGCCGTGCTGCTGGAGCGCGACGAATATCCCCGCCCGGACACCACCGCGGAGGGACTGGCCGCGCTCAAGCCCGCGTTCGTGGCGATGGGGGAGCTGGCCGTGGGCCCGAACGGCGAGACGCTGGACGCCATCGCGCTCAGCGCCTACCCCCAGGCCCAGCGCATCCAGCACGTGCACACCGCCGGCAACTCCAGCGGCATCGTGGACGGGGCCGCGGTGGTGGCGCTGGCGTCGGAGCGCTACGTGAAGGAGCAGGGCCTCAAGCCCCGCGCCCGCATCCGCGCCATGGCGACGCTGGGCACCGAGCCGCTCATCATGCTCACCGCCCCCGCGCCGGTCAGCGAGAAGGCCCTGCGCATGGCGGGCATGAAGGCCGGCGACATCGACCTGTGGGAGATCAACGAGGCCTTCGCGGCCGTGGTCATCCAGACCACGCGCGCGCTGGGCATCGACCCGGACCGGGTCAACGTCAACGGCGGCTCCATCGCGCTGGGCCACCCGCTGGGCGCCACCGGGGCGATGCTCCTGGGCACCGCCCTGGACGAGCTGGAGCGCACGGGCAAGCAGACGGCGCTCATCACCATGTGCATCGGCGGCGGCCAGGGCATCGCCACCATCCTGGAGCGCGTGTAG
- a CDS encoding family 16 glycosylhydrolase — translation MASRAGKTLWTLVVAVGLTACGEPPAPAMEGALTTPRVAAREQSATAAPLGQTVWLKACATQKYVSADKNLHATAPLVANRDTAQGWEQFQVGDAGNDFISLRVLETGLYVSADPNAGGQVTGFRTAVGDWERFTWVPFPDGTVGLRAKSTGLYVSADANQGGTAPLYANRATAGCWEAFSFGVVGGGADRWVQIWSDEFDGTSVNTANWTPNTSVHVNNEQQQYTTSGDNISVSNGTLKLTARLQWNNNYPFTSGRLESAGKREFSHGRIEARIKMPVGAGLWPAFWLLGNDINSVGWPSCGELDIMENVGYGDWVSGALHGPGYSGNTPINGRFYPSSSVSDWHVYRTEYSTADIKWYIDGALVKTTTRAEVTRYGAWVYDKPMFIILNLAVGGGYPFGQNGATSPYYGVPQSTVDLVRNAPQTMEVDWVRAYQWR, via the coding sequence ATGGCATCGAGAGCCGGGAAGACGCTGTGGACGCTGGTGGTGGCGGTGGGGCTGACGGCGTGTGGCGAGCCCCCTGCCCCCGCGATGGAGGGGGCGCTGACGACGCCCCGGGTGGCGGCGCGGGAGCAGTCCGCCACCGCGGCGCCGCTGGGGCAGACGGTGTGGCTCAAGGCGTGCGCGACGCAGAAGTACGTGTCGGCGGACAAGAACCTCCACGCGACCGCGCCGCTGGTCGCCAACCGGGACACGGCCCAGGGCTGGGAGCAGTTCCAGGTGGGCGACGCGGGCAATGACTTCATCTCGCTGCGCGTGCTGGAGACGGGCCTGTACGTGTCCGCGGATCCCAACGCGGGCGGACAGGTGACGGGCTTCCGCACGGCGGTGGGGGACTGGGAGCGCTTCACCTGGGTGCCCTTCCCCGACGGGACCGTGGGGCTGAGGGCGAAGAGCACCGGCCTGTACGTGTCCGCGGACGCGAACCAGGGCGGCACCGCGCCGCTGTACGCCAACCGCGCCACCGCCGGCTGCTGGGAGGCGTTCTCCTTTGGCGTCGTGGGCGGCGGGGCGGACCGCTGGGTGCAGATCTGGAGCGACGAGTTCGACGGCACCAGCGTCAACACCGCCAACTGGACGCCCAACACGTCCGTGCACGTGAACAACGAGCAGCAGCAGTACACCACGTCCGGCGACAACATCTCCGTGAGCAACGGCACGCTGAAGCTCACCGCGCGCCTGCAATGGAACAACAACTACCCGTTCACCTCCGGGCGGCTGGAGAGCGCGGGGAAGCGGGAGTTCAGCCACGGCCGCATCGAGGCGCGCATCAAGATGCCGGTGGGCGCGGGCCTCTGGCCGGCGTTCTGGCTGCTGGGCAATGACATCAATTCGGTGGGCTGGCCCTCGTGCGGCGAGCTCGACATCATGGAGAACGTCGGCTACGGCGACTGGGTGTCCGGCGCGCTCCACGGCCCGGGCTACTCCGGCAACACGCCCATCAATGGCCGCTTCTACCCGTCCTCCAGCGTGAGCGACTGGCACGTGTACCGCACGGAGTACTCGACCGCGGACATCAAGTGGTACATCGACGGCGCGCTGGTGAAGACCACGACGCGAGCCGAGGTGACGCGCTACGGGGCGTGGGTCTACGACAAGCCGATGTTCATCATCCTCAACCTCGCGGTGGGCGGCGGCTACCCCTTCGGCCAGAACGGCGCCACGTCGCCGTACTACGGCGTGCCGCAGTCCACGGTGGACCTGGTGCGCAACGCGCCGCAGACGATGGAAGTGGACTGGGTGCGCGCCTACCAGTGGCGGTAG
- a CDS encoding glycoside hydrolase family 16 protein — MAARRGMATMAWTLAAGLTACAGTPKHAAAPDAGGGWVQVWSDEFDGDAVDERNWILNTDVHVNNEQQQYTTSPANVSVSGGTLKLTARMQAANGYPFTSGRVESAGKREFRHGRVEARIKLPVGVGLWPAFWMLGSDIHSTGWPACGELDIMENVGYGDWVSFALHGPGYSGDTPINGRFTPRTPVSDWHEYGVETSPDAIHWFVDGERVKTATREEVERHGAWAYDKPLFIILNFAVGGGYPEGVNKAKEPYFGVPQATADLLRQGPQTMEVDWVRVSERRPR, encoded by the coding sequence ATGGCGGCGAGACGCGGCATGGCGACGATGGCGTGGACGCTGGCGGCGGGACTGACGGCCTGCGCGGGCACACCGAAGCACGCGGCGGCACCGGACGCGGGCGGCGGCTGGGTCCAGGTGTGGAGCGACGAGTTCGACGGCGACGCGGTGGATGAGCGCAACTGGATCCTCAACACCGACGTGCACGTGAACAACGAGCAGCAGCAGTACACGACGTCACCCGCCAACGTGTCGGTGAGCGGCGGGACGCTGAAGCTCACCGCGCGCATGCAGGCCGCGAACGGCTACCCGTTCACGTCGGGCCGGGTGGAGAGCGCGGGCAAGCGGGAGTTCCGCCACGGCCGCGTCGAGGCGCGCATCAAGCTGCCGGTGGGTGTGGGGCTCTGGCCCGCGTTCTGGATGCTGGGCAGCGACATCCACTCGACGGGGTGGCCCGCGTGTGGCGAGCTCGACATCATGGAGAACGTCGGCTACGGCGACTGGGTCTCCTTCGCGCTGCACGGCCCGGGCTACTCCGGCGACACGCCCATCAACGGCCGCTTCACGCCGCGCACGCCGGTGAGCGACTGGCACGAGTACGGCGTGGAGACCTCGCCCGACGCCATCCACTGGTTCGTCGACGGCGAGCGCGTGAAGACGGCGACGCGCGAGGAGGTGGAGCGCCACGGCGCGTGGGCCTACGACAAGCCGCTGTTCATCATCCTCAACTTCGCCGTGGGGGGCGGCTACCCGGAGGGCGTCAACAAGGCGAAGGAGCCCTACTTCGGCGTGCCCCAGGCCACCGCGGACCTGCTGCGCCAGGGGCCCCAGACGATGGAAGTGGACTGGGTGCGCGTGTCGGAACGACGGCCGCGCTGA
- a CDS encoding TetR/AcrR family transcriptional regulator: MAERVKGGARERVRGSAKKEEEAPVASERTPRERMVYAAASLLSERGLAGTSFSEVIERSGAPRGSIYHHFPDGKDALTAEALTLVGERVLLALRAGEGGTPAQVVQRFFEAWRKVLLKTDCQAGCAIAAVANERLAHPELGARAAAVFISWERELEARLVAAGLASAKAGSAAALILASVEGALILCRARRDIAPFDAIRDALVAFVGP; encoded by the coding sequence ATGGCCGAGCGTGTGAAGGGTGGGGCCCGGGAGCGCGTGCGGGGCTCCGCGAAGAAGGAGGAGGAGGCGCCGGTGGCCTCCGAGCGGACGCCCCGGGAGCGGATGGTGTACGCGGCCGCCTCGCTGCTGAGTGAGCGGGGGCTCGCGGGCACGTCGTTCTCGGAGGTCATCGAGCGCAGCGGCGCGCCCCGGGGGTCTATCTACCACCACTTCCCGGACGGGAAGGACGCGCTCACGGCGGAGGCCCTTACGCTGGTGGGGGAGCGCGTGCTCCTGGCCCTGCGCGCGGGGGAGGGGGGGACGCCGGCGCAGGTGGTGCAGCGCTTCTTCGAGGCGTGGCGCAAGGTGCTGCTGAAGACGGACTGTCAGGCGGGGTGCGCCATCGCGGCGGTGGCGAACGAGCGGCTGGCGCACCCGGAGCTGGGCGCGCGGGCGGCGGCGGTCTTCATCTCCTGGGAGCGCGAGCTGGAGGCGCGGCTGGTCGCGGCGGGGCTGGCCTCCGCGAAGGCCGGCAGCGCGGCGGCGCTCATCCTGGCCTCGGTGGAGGGCGCGTTGATCCTCTGCCGCGCCCGCCGGGACATCGCGCCGTTCGACGCCATCCGCGACGCGCTCGTGGCCTTCGTGGGGCCGTGA